In a genomic window of Fimbriiglobus ruber:
- a CDS encoding MFS transporter, whose protein sequence is MTNAVPRESPASGLQPARATDWVSWVGLGMVVFFLAEVNGVTLPFVTTYLLENDWSYDAIGVAVSLTGLVSLLVHTPAGFLIDRARHYRAALAVASLVVGGCFLLLPLGPPSPAWVLGLLGLASVGRPLFGLLTNALTLGLTGPIGLNRAVGVLEGWNHAGNILAALTAILLVSWFATAAVFYAVAVASAFAAASLLLVRPADRAGTRALVVHAPGPSVPPVRFWEFVREPRVAIFLGASALFHLANAPVMPLVAQKVKHVGGSDAQVAGLVLAAQGVMIPVALAAGWAGDRWGRKAVLAVGFVVLPVRIILYGLTDEPGVLVALQTLDGVGAGIFGVTAVAVCADLANDRGHFNTLSGVLATAVGIGGVVGPLAAGLLVQHAGFTAAFAAFALVATAAAGLFIGLMPETAAAGEAGNEDGPSVPDHSGTEGVVVITSPRTAPATQDRPGVRAPDAETADQPRRVRISFPRK, encoded by the coding sequence ATGACGAACGCGGTCCCTCGCGAGTCGCCGGCATCCGGGCTCCAGCCAGCCCGGGCAACGGATTGGGTGAGTTGGGTCGGGCTGGGCATGGTCGTCTTCTTCCTGGCCGAGGTGAACGGCGTGACGCTGCCGTTCGTCACCACTTACCTGTTAGAGAACGACTGGAGTTACGACGCGATCGGCGTGGCCGTGTCGCTGACCGGCCTCGTGAGCCTGTTGGTTCACACCCCCGCGGGCTTCCTCATCGACCGTGCCCGCCACTATCGGGCGGCTCTGGCAGTCGCATCGCTCGTGGTCGGCGGGTGCTTCCTCCTCCTACCGCTGGGGCCGCCGAGCCCGGCCTGGGTTTTGGGACTGTTGGGACTCGCGTCCGTCGGACGGCCATTGTTCGGACTCCTGACCAACGCCCTGACGTTGGGCCTGACCGGCCCGATCGGGCTGAACCGGGCGGTCGGCGTCCTCGAGGGCTGGAACCACGCGGGCAACATCCTCGCCGCCCTGACGGCGATCCTGCTGGTCAGCTGGTTCGCGACGGCCGCGGTCTTTTACGCGGTGGCGGTCGCCTCGGCCTTCGCCGCCGCCTCACTGCTGCTCGTCCGCCCGGCAGACCGGGCGGGTACTCGGGCACTCGTGGTCCACGCACCCGGGCCGTCGGTGCCGCCGGTCCGGTTCTGGGAGTTCGTCCGCGAGCCGCGGGTGGCAATCTTTCTCGGGGCGTCGGCCCTGTTCCACCTGGCCAACGCCCCCGTCATGCCACTTGTCGCCCAAAAGGTCAAGCACGTCGGCGGGAGTGACGCCCAGGTCGCTGGATTGGTGTTAGCCGCCCAGGGGGTCATGATCCCGGTCGCGCTGGCGGCCGGGTGGGCCGGCGATCGGTGGGGCCGCAAGGCAGTCCTGGCCGTGGGGTTCGTCGTACTCCCGGTGCGGATCATACTCTATGGACTGACGGACGAACCTGGAGTTCTGGTCGCGCTGCAAACTCTGGACGGCGTCGGCGCCGGCATCTTCGGCGTCACGGCCGTCGCGGTGTGCGCGGATCTCGCGAACGACCGGGGCCACTTCAATACGTTGTCAGGGGTACTCGCGACGGCCGTGGGGATCGGCGGCGTGGTCGGCCCGCTGGCCGCGGGACTGTTGGTGCAGCACGCCGGGTTCACGGCCGCCTTCGCCGCGTTCGCGCTCGTTGCCACGGCGGCGGCCGGGCTTTTCATCGGCCTGATGCCGGAGACGGCGGCCGCGGGGGAGGCGGGAAACGAGGACGGACCTTCAGTGCCAGATCATTCCGGCACCGAAGGCGTAGTCGTCATAACATCCCCGCGGACGGCCCCCGCGACACAAGACCGCCCCGGCGTCCGGGCGCCTGACGCGGAGACGGCTGACCAACCCCGGCGGGTTCGCATCTCGTTTCCCAGGAAATGA
- a CDS encoding ATP-grasp domain-containing protein, with protein sequence MDANDCCVLNNGPGSWAFEGLARQLAGALWIDVSPTPRRYNYLLHADDFDPASCGDLFIPYSSIRLAADKRLIARAFADHAVPAPETHVFDTLAGAQAHRRARPDQEWCLKFPTGCGAAGHRMLTDDVRVSSSWPRPLLVQEFVRLEKPEVYRLYAAGGKLFGWVARRFPEGTRPSPWVAHARGARYEVAGAPPPGAVDTARRALEAAGLFDSFGCVDLLQTPKGPWVALEVGTDGLFNHVDRDVGDADLAVEIQRRIAEAFWARVGPPPWGAGEWRPR encoded by the coding sequence GTGGACGCGAATGACTGTTGCGTGCTGAACAACGGCCCCGGTTCCTGGGCGTTCGAGGGGCTCGCCCGCCAGCTTGCCGGTGCGCTGTGGATCGACGTGTCGCCGACCCCGCGGCGGTACAATTACTTGCTCCATGCCGACGATTTCGACCCGGCGTCGTGTGGCGATCTGTTCATTCCGTATTCCTCGATTCGATTGGCGGCGGACAAACGACTCATCGCCCGAGCGTTCGCCGACCACGCGGTCCCCGCGCCGGAAACGCACGTCTTCGACACGCTCGCGGGAGCCCAGGCTCACCGCCGCGCCCGTCCGGACCAGGAATGGTGCCTGAAGTTCCCCACCGGCTGCGGGGCCGCCGGACACCGCATGCTGACGGACGACGTGCGGGTCTCGTCGAGTTGGCCGCGGCCGCTCCTCGTGCAGGAATTCGTCCGTCTGGAGAAGCCCGAGGTTTACCGCCTCTACGCGGCCGGCGGGAAACTATTCGGCTGGGTCGCCAGACGATTCCCCGAAGGCACGCGACCGTCGCCGTGGGTCGCGCACGCTCGGGGCGCCCGGTATGAGGTCGCCGGAGCGCCGCCCCCGGGAGCGGTCGATACCGCCCGCCGCGCCTTGGAGGCCGCCGGACTGTTCGACTCGTTCGGCTGCGTGGATTTACTGCAGACCCCGAAAGGTCCGTGGGTCGCGTTGGAAGTCGGCACCGATGGCCTGTTCAATCATGTGGATCGGGACGTGGGCGATGCCGATTTGGCGGTGGAAATTCAGCGCCGGATCGCCGAAGCGTTCTGGGCGCGAGTCGGCCCGCCGCCGTGGGGTGCGGGTGAATGGCGGCCGAGGTGA
- a CDS encoding EamA family transporter, protein MFDRSSWVLFALGSAVFAALTAVLGKVGVTEVNSNLATLIRTVVILVVTALIITGRGEWEPLDKISARGTLFLILSGIATGLSWLCYYRALQLAPASKVAPVDKLSVAIVIILAVVFLGEPLTWKVAVGGALVVAGVVVLAWA, encoded by the coding sequence ATGTTCGATCGCAGTAGCTGGGTGTTGTTCGCGCTCGGATCGGCGGTCTTCGCCGCCCTGACGGCCGTGTTGGGTAAGGTGGGCGTGACGGAGGTGAACTCGAACCTCGCCACGCTGATTCGCACGGTCGTAATTCTGGTCGTAACGGCCCTCATTATCACCGGCCGCGGCGAGTGGGAACCGCTGGACAAGATCTCCGCCCGTGGGACACTGTTTCTGATCCTCTCGGGCATCGCCACCGGCCTGTCGTGGCTCTGTTACTACCGGGCGCTTCAACTTGCTCCGGCCTCCAAGGTCGCGCCCGTGGATAAACTAAGTGTGGCGATCGTGATCATCTTGGCGGTCGTGTTCCTGGGGGAACCGCTGACGTGGAAGGTGGCCGTCGGCGGGGCGCTCGTCGTGGCCGGCGTGGTCGTACTCGCGTGGGCTTGA
- a CDS encoding zinc-ribbon domain-containing protein, protein MIIWGSRGREIELESGHFFCPQCESEESYKLYRVATYFTLYFIPLFETENHGEYVKCGGCRGQYKTAVLNYKPPTKAELMLGSVRADLESGTPIQMARTKLLNAGNEPAVAEKLVAVAAGDHVKTCSTCDLTFVDTVSRCSSCGAAL, encoded by the coding sequence ATGATTATTTGGGGGTCGCGGGGGCGGGAGATCGAACTGGAATCGGGTCACTTTTTCTGCCCCCAGTGCGAGTCCGAAGAGTCTTACAAGCTCTATCGGGTTGCGACATACTTTACCCTTTATTTTATTCCGCTGTTCGAGACCGAAAATCACGGCGAATACGTCAAGTGCGGCGGGTGCCGGGGGCAGTACAAAACAGCGGTGTTGAATTACAAGCCCCCGACCAAGGCCGAACTCATGCTGGGCTCGGTCCGGGCCGACCTGGAATCCGGCACCCCGATCCAGATGGCCCGGACGAAGCTTCTGAACGCCGGGAACGAGCCGGCCGTCGCCGAAAAGCTGGTCGCGGTCGCCGCCGGCGACCACGTCAAAACCTGCTCGACCTGCGACCTGACGTTCGTCGACACCGTTTCCCGCTGCTCCAGTTGCGGCGCCGCCTTGTAA
- a CDS encoding SDR family NAD(P)-dependent oxidoreductase, which produces MRCDLTGKVSLITGAARGIGQRIADRLAANGSVVYYTDLSADEARAAAAATPNGRGLRLDVTNAAEIEAVIGQIVAEAGRLDILVNNAGVNTFAHRVTIDQFPREEWDRILAVDLTGLYEMSRAASIRMRAQKSGRIINIASIAGLVPLRLQCAFVAAKAGVVNLTKAMALELGPHGILVNGVAPGSTLTEGTRKLFYGDDGLFRDSVQRMLDHVPLARPATVDEIAVAALFLADPENSYTNGHILVVDGGWTAGYAREF; this is translated from the coding sequence ATGAGATGCGATCTGACCGGGAAGGTGAGCCTCATCACCGGCGCCGCGCGGGGCATCGGCCAGAGGATCGCCGACCGGCTCGCGGCTAACGGGAGCGTGGTTTATTACACCGACCTGAGCGCCGACGAAGCTCGCGCCGCCGCGGCGGCCACACCTAACGGCCGCGGTCTCCGCCTTGACGTGACCAACGCGGCCGAAATTGAGGCGGTGATCGGCCAGATCGTCGCCGAAGCCGGGCGGTTGGACATCCTGGTCAACAACGCCGGGGTGAACACGTTCGCCCACCGCGTCACGATCGACCAGTTCCCGCGCGAGGAGTGGGACCGCATCCTGGCGGTCGACCTGACGGGCCTGTATGAGATGAGCCGAGCCGCTTCCATACGGATGCGAGCCCAGAAGTCGGGCCGGATCATCAACATCGCCTCGATCGCCGGCCTCGTGCCGCTCCGGCTCCAGTGCGCGTTCGTGGCGGCGAAGGCCGGGGTCGTAAACCTGACCAAGGCGATGGCCCTGGAACTCGGGCCGCACGGCATCCTGGTCAACGGCGTCGCCCCGGGCTCGACACTGACCGAGGGGACGCGCAAGCTGTTCTACGGCGACGACGGCCTGTTCCGCGACTCCGTCCAGCGGATGCTCGACCACGTCCCGCTCGCCCGGCCGGCGACCGTGGACGAGATCGCCGTCGCCGCCCTCTTCCTGGCCGACCCGGAGAACAGCTACACCAACGGCCACATCCTCGTCGTCGACGGCGGCTGGACGGCCGGGTACGCGCGGGAGTTTTAG
- a CDS encoding thiamine phosphate synthase, whose amino-acid sequence MKHDLSPAVERARDAALGAADRNGTGVVRLTDWLLGLLEEDEGKPASLLERTGADLADVRAALGDRGDWLHPPAPSEYTIYAAARERGLVLRGDPALTSEFVFLALLNADAGFRDQLAGVGVRVDAIEALLDAKLYVAAPADDAEPVFVVPESTEHIDAARVVDANLNRAREAFRVLDDYCRFVLDDRVLTEEVKAMRHDLAAASARIPPALLLAARNTPGDVGTDVTAGGEYARESPSQVAAVNLKRAQEALRSIEEYGKVFGPELGRAVEAVRYRAYTLERAVLAGATARGRLAGAKLYVLLTGAQCVSSLDFTIAEAAAGGAQVFQLREKTMTDRELIDRAERMRRWTRDAGVLYIVNDRPDVARLVGADGVHLGQDDLPVAAARRIVGPDALIGVSTHTPEQVRRAVLDGADYIGVGPTFPSRTKEFDHFPGLDFVRFVAAETSLPAFALGGINLSNAGQVVEAGLTRVAVSSAIAEEDEPQPVAARFRQILGG is encoded by the coding sequence ATGAAGCACGATCTCAGCCCGGCCGTCGAGCGCGCGCGGGACGCGGCTTTGGGTGCGGCCGACCGGAACGGGACCGGCGTGGTCCGCTTGACCGATTGGCTCCTGGGGCTACTCGAAGAAGACGAGGGGAAGCCGGCCTCCCTTTTGGAACGGACCGGGGCGGACCTGGCAGATGTCCGGGCGGCACTGGGCGATCGGGGCGATTGGCTTCACCCGCCCGCGCCGTCCGAGTACACGATTTACGCGGCCGCCCGGGAGCGGGGGCTGGTCCTTCGCGGCGACCCGGCGCTGACCAGCGAGTTCGTCTTCCTCGCGCTCCTCAACGCGGACGCCGGGTTCCGCGACCAGCTCGCGGGCGTGGGCGTCCGGGTCGACGCGATCGAGGCTCTACTGGACGCGAAACTGTACGTCGCGGCTCCGGCGGACGACGCCGAGCCGGTGTTCGTCGTGCCCGAGTCGACCGAGCACATCGACGCCGCGCGGGTGGTGGACGCGAACCTGAACCGGGCGCGAGAAGCCTTCCGCGTTCTGGACGACTACTGCCGGTTCGTCCTCGACGACCGCGTGCTGACCGAGGAGGTCAAGGCGATGCGGCACGACCTGGCGGCCGCCTCCGCCCGTATCCCCCCGGCCCTGCTCCTGGCCGCCCGGAACACGCCCGGGGACGTGGGTACGGACGTGACCGCGGGCGGTGAGTACGCGCGGGAGTCGCCGTCGCAGGTGGCCGCGGTCAACCTCAAGCGGGCGCAGGAAGCGCTGCGGAGTATCGAGGAATACGGAAAGGTCTTCGGCCCGGAACTGGGGCGGGCGGTCGAGGCCGTCCGTTACCGCGCGTACACGCTCGAACGGGCCGTTCTCGCGGGGGCGACCGCCCGGGGGCGGCTGGCGGGAGCGAAGTTGTACGTCCTGCTGACCGGGGCACAGTGCGTATCGTCCCTCGACTTTACGATCGCCGAGGCGGCGGCCGGCGGGGCGCAAGTTTTCCAGCTTCGCGAAAAGACGATGACCGACCGCGAGTTGATCGACCGGGCCGAGCGGATGCGCCGGTGGACGCGGGACGCCGGGGTGCTGTACATCGTGAACGACCGCCCGGACGTGGCCCGGTTGGTCGGCGCGGACGGCGTCCACCTCGGCCAGGACGACCTGCCGGTGGCCGCGGCCCGCCGGATCGTCGGCCCGGACGCGCTCATCGGGGTGAGCACGCACACGCCCGAGCAGGTCCGCCGGGCCGTCCTCGACGGCGCCGACTACATCGGCGTCGGCCCGACGTTCCCGTCGCGTACGAAGGAATTCGACCACTTCCCGGGCCTGGATTTCGTCCGCTTTGTGGCGGCGGAAACGTCGCTCCCGGCGTTCGCGCTGGGCGGCATCAACCTGTCGAACGCCGGCCAGGTCGTCGAGGCGGGGTTGACGCGGGTGGCGGTGAGTTCCGCGATCGCAGAAGAGGATGAGCCGCAGCCGGTGGCCGCGCGGTTCCGGCAGATCCTGGGTGGGTAA